In the genome of Hyphobacterium sp. CCMP332, one region contains:
- a CDS encoding type IX secretion system membrane protein PorP/SprF: protein MRRILSHIAFLILLISGISKAQDYQFTQFYAAPLYLNPAFAGSSEWARANVLYRMQWPAAAAKFTTMYASFDQNIPQIRSGAGLLVSRDVQGSARLSTTSVMGQYAYRLNINRKWAFRAGAGVGYSWLSIDGSALTLRENIDNQTGSISNTAASLVNFENRRFFDVVAGGLLYSSKAWLGTSVRHINQPDMTVVTGGAQKLPLYLSFHGGYQIPLFPGMQYRKGADVRPSFISPAFHFKKQAKFMQLDLGAYYYYDFLTFGAWYRGIPVVKKETVTITNHDAFSILAGYRWKGLSIAYSYDITISPLSTLNTGGAHEISLIYEFEYAFNPIKGRPPKDQRLIPCPRF from the coding sequence ATGAGAAGAATTCTATCACATATTGCCTTTTTAATACTGCTCATAAGCGGTATATCAAAAGCACAGGATTATCAATTCACCCAATTCTATGCAGCTCCTTTATACCTTAATCCGGCTTTTGCAGGTTCTTCGGAATGGGCCAGAGCCAATGTACTTTATAGAATGCAATGGCCTGCAGCCGCCGCAAAATTCACCACAATGTATGCGAGTTTTGATCAGAATATTCCTCAAATAAGAAGTGGAGCAGGACTATTGGTCAGTCGAGATGTACAAGGTTCTGCACGATTGTCTACAACTTCAGTTATGGGTCAATATGCATACAGATTAAACATAAATAGGAAATGGGCCTTTAGAGCCGGAGCAGGTGTGGGTTATTCCTGGTTGAGCATAGATGGATCGGCTTTAACACTCAGGGAGAATATTGATAACCAAACAGGATCAATTTCTAATACCGCAGCTTCTTTGGTCAATTTTGAAAACAGAAGGTTTTTTGATGTAGTAGCCGGTGGATTGCTCTATTCATCGAAAGCATGGTTAGGAACCTCTGTAAGACATATCAATCAACCTGATATGACCGTAGTTACAGGCGGAGCACAAAAACTACCACTGTATCTTTCATTTCATGGAGGTTATCAAATTCCATTGTTTCCGGGAATGCAATATCGAAAAGGTGCCGACGTGAGACCTTCCTTTATTTCACCTGCATTTCATTTTAAGAAACAAGCAAAATTTATGCAATTGGATCTTGGAGCCTATTACTATTACGATTTCTTAACTTTTGGTGCATGGTATAGAGGAATTCCGGTTGTAAAAAAGGAAACGGTAACAATTACCAATCACGATGCATTTTCCATACTGGCCGGTTACAGGTGGAAAGGTTTAAGTATTGCCTATAGTTATGATATTACAATTTCCCCTTTGTCAACTTTGAATACAGGTGGAGCACATGAAATTTCATTGATTTATGAATTCGAATATGCTTTCAACCCAATTAAGGGTCGTCCTCCAAAAGATCAAAGGTTAATTCCTTGTCCGAGGTTTTAG
- a CDS encoding SpoIIE family protein phosphatase produces the protein MIITAWVSYENTRKILTSTSKQKSELISDEIHHVFKEKELKMEGLEQELEDNMARLSNRLINYYFNAHENLEKVNLDSIRNILGVDTSLVDLYIVDTNGIVVNTTMTSDLNLNLFSFGPEFSKFLKERFEDDEFYSSRFGVEIKTNNLKKYSYEKTNDDSYLVEIGHYSPRADKIISTFNKRLDSISSKQKGILDVELYVDDHNPLTLNKAKNLKEIHRRVLRQTFSDKTSHTLIEIEDGIKIHYEYIYSKEEDEPEELASVVRIKSNKSIEEELLRGAIRNSLYTFGAVILLLILMLYINSRTLLKPLSQLNEKLDSILDGDESSIEIEGNQAFSTLADRINGLLKKLKSSERQVSSQNSKIEEQQDQIKTKNEGVVDSLRYAKKIQSALFPSINHVNNIFPNHLLFYKPLSVVSGDFYWMEEENDYKYFAVVDCTGHGVTGAFISLVGLNSLNRTIREFKMTDPSEILEKVNELVESTLQQKDAEIKDGMDIALCAYSKKEKKLYYCGANSPIFIIREAKMGNLIINKSWTEPDYEGKDFSFYEIKGNRKSIGGIEVKDEKFNNVEIEIKENDTIYLFTDGIADQIGGEHGKKFRARNLREMVKEMQNLPLQEQNSLIDEKMIAWMMDGKYEQIDDMCMIAIKFSQEDNS, from the coding sequence ATGATAATTACCGCATGGGTTAGCTATGAAAACACCCGGAAAATACTCACTAGCACAAGTAAGCAGAAAAGCGAATTAATCTCAGATGAAATTCATCATGTCTTTAAGGAAAAGGAACTCAAAATGGAAGGCCTTGAACAGGAACTTGAAGACAATATGGCACGTCTTAGCAACCGCTTAATAAATTACTATTTTAATGCTCATGAGAATCTGGAAAAAGTAAATCTTGATTCTATCAGAAATATACTAGGCGTTGACACCAGTTTGGTTGATCTCTATATAGTGGATACCAATGGAATTGTTGTTAATACAACAATGACGTCCGACCTCAATTTGAATCTATTTTCATTTGGTCCTGAGTTCTCAAAATTTTTAAAAGAGCGATTTGAAGATGATGAATTTTACAGTTCGAGATTTGGAGTAGAGATAAAGACGAATAATCTTAAAAAATATTCCTATGAAAAAACTAATGATGACAGCTATTTAGTAGAAATAGGACATTATTCGCCAAGAGCAGACAAAATAATTAGCACTTTCAATAAACGTTTAGATTCGATATCATCCAAACAAAAAGGAATTCTTGATGTCGAGCTTTATGTCGACGATCATAATCCTTTAACATTAAATAAAGCTAAAAACCTAAAAGAAATTCACAGAAGGGTTTTAAGGCAAACGTTTTCGGATAAAACGAGTCATACTTTAATTGAAATTGAAGACGGTATAAAAATTCATTACGAATATATTTATAGCAAAGAAGAGGATGAACCGGAAGAATTAGCTTCTGTAGTAAGGATAAAATCTAATAAAAGTATAGAAGAGGAATTATTAAGAGGAGCCATTCGCAATTCACTCTATACTTTTGGTGCGGTCATTTTACTTTTAATACTAATGCTATATATCAATTCCAGGACTCTATTAAAGCCACTATCTCAATTAAACGAGAAACTTGATAGTATTCTCGATGGGGATGAATCAAGTATTGAAATAGAAGGCAATCAGGCTTTTTCAACTTTGGCAGATCGAATAAATGGATTGCTTAAAAAATTAAAGTCTTCAGAAAGACAAGTTAGCTCACAGAATAGCAAAATAGAAGAACAACAGGATCAGATCAAGACTAAAAATGAGGGCGTTGTAGATTCTTTGAGATATGCAAAGAAAATTCAAAGTGCATTATTTCCATCTATTAATCATGTCAATAATATTTTCCCTAATCATTTATTGTTCTACAAGCCATTAAGTGTGGTTTCCGGAGATTTTTATTGGATGGAGGAGGAAAATGATTATAAATATTTTGCAGTGGTAGACTGTACAGGTCACGGTGTTACCGGCGCATTTATAAGTCTTGTAGGTTTAAATAGCTTAAATCGTACCATCAGGGAATTCAAAATGACCGATCCTTCTGAAATTCTGGAAAAGGTAAATGAACTGGTAGAAAGTACACTTCAACAAAAGGACGCTGAAATTAAAGATGGAATGGACATTGCCTTGTGTGCATATTCGAAAAAAGAAAAGAAGCTCTATTACTGCGGGGCCAATAGCCCGATATTTATAATCCGTGAAGCAAAAATGGGCAATCTTATCATCAACAAATCCTGGACTGAACCCGATTATGAGGGGAAAGACTTTTCATTTTATGAAATTAAAGGGAATAGAAAGTCAATTGGAGGAATTGAGGTTAAAGATGAAAAATTCAATAACGTTGAAATTGAGATCAAAGAAAATGACACCATTTATTTATTCACGGATGGCATTGCCGATCAAATTGGAGGAGAACACGGTAAAAAATTCCGCGCAAGAAATTTGCGTGAGATGGTAAAAGAAATGCAAAATTTGCCTCTGCAAGAACAAAACTCTTTAATTGACGAAAAAATGATTGCCTGGATGATGGATGGCAAATATGAGCAGATTGATGATATGTGTATGATCGCCATTAAATTTAGCCAGGAAGATAATTCTTAA
- a CDS encoding leucyl/phenylalanyl-tRNA--protein transferase, translating into MPIFRLTKELIFPEIELAEENGLIAIGGDLNSDRLYLAYLNGIFPWYSEGEPILWWSPDPRFILRTNEIHISKSMKRVLNRDNWKFTMNKAFNSVISKCRNVPRSGQDGTWITSEMLNAYNGLYEEGKATSFEIWEEDELIGGMYGVITPGYFAGESMFSLKNNASKLVLIKACEYLLEKGIEIFDCQIYSEHLKSMGAIEMPRSEFKNYLPG; encoded by the coding sequence TTGCCAATTTTTAGATTAACCAAGGAATTAATTTTCCCCGAAATCGAATTAGCCGAAGAGAATGGCCTCATTGCAATTGGTGGTGATCTTAATTCGGATCGATTGTATCTCGCTTATTTAAATGGAATATTTCCTTGGTATTCAGAAGGCGAGCCGATTTTATGGTGGTCTCCGGATCCCAGATTTATTTTAAGAACAAATGAGATTCATATATCGAAGAGTATGAAAAGAGTTTTGAATCGGGATAATTGGAAATTTACCATGAATAAGGCTTTCAATAGTGTTATTAGCAAATGTCGGAACGTGCCTCGAAGCGGGCAAGATGGCACCTGGATTACCAGTGAAATGTTGAATGCCTATAATGGGCTTTATGAAGAAGGCAAAGCAACAAGTTTTGAAATTTGGGAAGAAGATGAACTAATAGGTGGCATGTATGGTGTCATAACACCGGGATATTTTGCAGGGGAGTCAATGTTCAGTTTAAAAAACAACGCTTCCAAACTTGTTTTGATAAAGGCTTGTGAATATTTGCTGGAAAAAGGTATTGAAATATTTGATTGCCAGATATATTCCGAGCATTTGAAATCCATGGGAGCTATTGAAATGCCGAGAAGCGAGTTTAAGAATTATCTTCCTGGCTAA
- a CDS encoding DUF493 domain-containing protein — protein MSLKAKYESLKIQLEESYEWPSEYIFKFILKSGAKEKQLKVRELFEQNVSLSFKSSSKGTYISVTIKATMQSPEHVIDIYKEASKIKELIVF, from the coding sequence ATGAGTCTGAAAGCGAAATATGAGTCTTTAAAGATTCAGCTTGAAGAAAGCTATGAATGGCCTTCGGAATACATATTTAAATTCATTTTAAAATCCGGAGCGAAAGAAAAGCAATTAAAAGTCAGGGAGTTATTTGAGCAAAATGTTTCTTTGTCATTTAAATCTTCATCAAAAGGCACCTATATTTCTGTTACCATCAAAGCAACAATGCAAAGCCCTGAGCATGTCATAGACATCTACAAGGAAGCTAGCAAAATAAAGGAGCTAATCGTATTCTAA
- a CDS encoding DUF1232 domain-containing protein, with protein sequence MDSESKLKNSVSKYVEKAKSIVANRSLIENKIDAAWEKAKNLDPGLRDLMENVETFIQIIKAYVNGTYRDVEQKTIIFLIAGILYFINPFDIIPDFLPLIGFTDDAAVLIFILGKVKNEIDKFNSWKINQEIEIYESESEI encoded by the coding sequence ATGGACAGCGAAAGCAAATTAAAAAATTCGGTATCGAAATATGTAGAAAAGGCCAAATCAATAGTTGCCAATCGTTCCCTTATAGAAAACAAAATTGATGCAGCCTGGGAAAAAGCCAAAAATCTCGATCCCGGATTAAGGGATTTAATGGAAAATGTCGAAACTTTTATTCAGATCATTAAAGCATACGTTAACGGAACCTATCGGGATGTAGAACAAAAAACAATAATCTTCCTAATTGCCGGAATTTTGTATTTCATTAACCCTTTTGACATTATCCCTGACTTCCTGCCCCTTATTGGATTTACAGATGATGCTGCAGTCCTCATTTTTATTTTAGGGAAAGTAAAAAATGAAATCGATAAATTCAATTCTTGGAAAATCAATCAGGAAATCGAAATTTATGAGTCTGAAAGCGAAATATGA
- a CDS encoding S8 family serine peptidase, with the protein MRTRYSKLFVFSLILSFFGLCVSSSAQSSFQGKPFIINLKSGSFTPEANFEKSIQKMVNEEDQYYVVQFKSIPSSKEIKQMEALGLVFEDYLPNRAYLVYTPQGISFSKLSDFGVRAIIPYASNFKVNKGFENEIPLHAKKGGDIIRLSILTHNKVSSQEFIQAVVQLEGQIVQVPKTGNVYSIDIPENRINDILELKLVKWVEYIEPDPVPDDLRGRSLHRANAIDIPSANGYHYDGTGVSVALADDGAVGPHIDLEGRVVQVGNMGGNGTHGDMTVGILMGAGNLNPRFAGMATGVEMRYYDIFPPGGPAYDHVNSAVSNYNTFGTVITSTSYSEGSGGVYTSTSQFVDQQIHQNPSIIHVFSAGNAGPGFTTITGGRKAAKNTIATANLEYQDLRTNSSSRGPAADGRVKPDISANGTNQMSLDANNGYSPGGGTSAACPGIAGILSQLYQAHRELNAGADPTSSLMKAILLNTAEDLGNPGPDYSFGWGRVNALRALKTMEENRIMEDSLSQGDSTTHIITVPAGVGELKVMVYWLDKEGSPAASQALVNNLDMVLSDPSSTTWLPWVLNPSNPTANATRGIDNLNNMEQVTLSNPVAGSYSVKVKGTSIPFGPQNYHVVYEFRMDQPKVTYPIGGESLVPGEIETIRWDAYDESTPINIEYSIDSGSNWVSIVTSVPGSQRYYDWNVPSLSTGKALIRVTQGSSSSTSIAPFSIIGVPQNLSVLWSCADSLMLTWDSVPSANSYEISVLGNKYMDSVDISSNDFYILKNINGSNSFWLSVKALNSSQGIIGRRAIAIQKAPGTFQCPVSVDVAVSNILSPLNSQMPDCQDLDSVAVIVEIENKGFTRQGNFPVSVLLNNGSTSTIQFNDTLELYEKRVLTFPVFADLSTGNSHVFKAWTGLGTDVKNSNDTLNSVVTIYSAQSANLPLSEDFDQFALCPTTTNCGGTSCNLSSGWLNTINNFGDDIDWRTNSGGTASGGTGPSADHTSGNGNYLYLEASGNPVCTDRTALLTSPCLDLAFALQPELSFWYHMDGNAMGELHVDILANGTWYLDVTAPLIGEQGNLWLQRIVDLTPFSGQVINVRFRGITGSDFASDLAIDDISITDNFVYAIDASVTSIVSPGFSSKEDCLLEDSLDVTVIIRNTGANAIGNIPMNYSVNGGPAISAVYNNILTAGQVDTFTFNNSLHLPGVGNYDLKVWQDYGPDQNPGNDTISTSINIFPGNLVSIPYTENFDVFNSCPTTANCEATVCNLMGGWKNYTNLVEDDIDWRVNNGSTPSQGTGPPNDQNQGTIIGKYLYLEVSGGCNNRVAILQSPCIDLSSAFSPELKAWYHMNGQDIGELHFDVFLGDSWLNDFVPPIIGDQPNSWQQWTIDLSLLAGNVISVRFRGISANGFMGDIALDNISVTDNFNTAQADFTFTQPNCAGQLITFTDNSSGTGINHLWNFGQNANPSTATGAGPHDVIFVNSGLENVQLIVQNVAGSDTNAQNLLIDTLPEVNFSWNANVDTISFINQSSNATSYVWDFGDGNSDSTLQPVHVYSSSGIYTVTLTVSNGCGINIISKDVTVGMVGFKNDLSSNLKAYPNPNKGSLFIEGLNTALIKNYNIRISDMKGSIMNSKISVVSDREILLDMNTYPQGLYLLQIDGENVNAIMKIEKR; encoded by the coding sequence ATGAGAACAAGGTATTCGAAACTGTTTGTTTTCTCTCTGATTTTATCATTTTTTGGGTTGTGTGTTTCAAGCAGTGCGCAATCATCTTTTCAGGGAAAGCCATTTATCATTAACCTTAAATCCGGATCTTTTACTCCGGAGGCTAATTTTGAAAAATCAATTCAAAAGATGGTAAATGAGGAGGATCAGTATTATGTGGTTCAGTTTAAATCTATTCCTTCTTCTAAGGAGATAAAACAAATGGAAGCATTGGGCCTGGTTTTTGAAGATTACCTCCCGAATCGTGCCTATCTAGTTTATACGCCGCAAGGAATAAGTTTTAGTAAGCTCAGCGATTTTGGTGTAAGAGCAATTATTCCATATGCATCAAATTTTAAGGTAAACAAGGGGTTTGAGAATGAAATACCGCTTCATGCAAAAAAAGGAGGCGATATAATTCGACTTTCTATCCTCACACATAACAAGGTAAGTAGTCAGGAATTTATTCAAGCCGTAGTACAACTCGAAGGTCAAATAGTACAGGTCCCAAAAACCGGAAATGTCTATTCTATTGATATTCCTGAAAACCGTATCAATGACATTCTCGAATTAAAACTTGTCAAATGGGTCGAATACATTGAACCCGATCCGGTACCAGATGATCTAAGAGGAAGATCTCTTCATAGAGCAAATGCAATAGACATACCTTCAGCAAATGGATATCATTACGATGGAACAGGCGTATCTGTTGCCCTTGCTGATGATGGTGCGGTTGGCCCTCATATTGACCTTGAAGGAAGAGTTGTTCAGGTTGGTAATATGGGAGGCAATGGAACTCATGGAGATATGACAGTTGGAATCCTTATGGGAGCAGGAAACTTAAACCCGAGATTTGCGGGTATGGCGACTGGTGTAGAAATGCGATATTATGACATATTTCCTCCCGGTGGGCCTGCATACGACCATGTCAATAGCGCGGTATCAAATTACAATACTTTCGGAACAGTAATCACATCTACATCCTATAGCGAAGGAAGCGGGGGTGTTTACACCTCAACATCTCAATTTGTAGATCAACAGATTCATCAAAATCCAAGCATAATTCATGTTTTTTCCGCCGGAAATGCCGGACCCGGATTTACGACAATCACCGGAGGTAGAAAAGCTGCCAAAAATACAATTGCCACAGCCAATCTTGAGTATCAGGACCTAAGGACAAATTCCAGTTCACGAGGTCCTGCTGCCGATGGAAGGGTAAAACCAGATATTTCTGCAAATGGAACAAATCAAATGTCTCTGGATGCAAATAACGGCTATTCCCCTGGTGGAGGAACTTCTGCTGCCTGTCCGGGAATAGCAGGTATTCTATCACAACTATATCAGGCCCATCGCGAACTGAACGCTGGTGCTGATCCGACTTCTTCCTTGATGAAAGCCATTCTTTTAAATACTGCAGAAGATCTTGGAAATCCAGGTCCTGATTATTCATTTGGATGGGGAAGGGTTAATGCACTAAGAGCATTAAAAACCATGGAAGAAAATCGAATTATGGAAGATTCATTGTCTCAGGGAGATTCAACGACTCATATCATTACTGTGCCTGCGGGTGTAGGCGAATTGAAAGTAATGGTGTATTGGTTAGATAAAGAAGGTTCTCCTGCCGCCAGTCAAGCGCTCGTCAACAATCTTGATATGGTATTGTCAGACCCTTCAAGCACCACCTGGCTACCTTGGGTACTGAATCCCTCAAATCCAACAGCCAATGCAACAAGAGGTATAGACAATTTAAATAATATGGAACAGGTTACTCTGTCCAATCCCGTTGCAGGTTCATATTCTGTAAAAGTGAAAGGAACAAGTATTCCTTTTGGTCCCCAAAACTATCATGTGGTCTATGAATTTAGAATGGATCAACCCAAAGTTACCTATCCAATTGGAGGAGAATCCTTGGTTCCGGGTGAAATTGAAACCATCAGATGGGATGCATATGATGAGAGTACTCCAATTAATATAGAATATTCCATAGATAGCGGCTCGAACTGGGTTAGTATCGTAACTTCTGTCCCCGGTAGTCAAAGATACTACGATTGGAATGTGCCTAGCCTTAGTACAGGTAAAGCTTTAATTAGGGTTACTCAAGGCAGTTCATCCAGTACCAGCATCGCTCCTTTTAGTATTATTGGTGTTCCTCAAAACCTGTCTGTATTGTGGTCTTGCGCAGATTCTCTTATGCTGACCTGGGATAGTGTGCCTTCGGCAAATAGCTATGAAATAAGCGTTTTGGGTAATAAGTACATGGATTCTGTTGATATCTCCAGTAATGACTTTTACATTTTAAAAAACATCAATGGTAGCAATTCCTTTTGGTTAAGTGTAAAAGCATTGAATTCATCACAGGGTATAATTGGAAGAAGGGCAATAGCAATTCAAAAGGCACCGGGTACATTTCAATGTCCTGTTTCAGTAGATGTCGCTGTTTCGAATATTCTTAGTCCTCTAAATTCACAAATGCCCGATTGTCAGGATTTGGATAGCGTTGCAGTAATAGTTGAAATTGAAAATAAAGGTTTTACAAGACAAGGAAATTTTCCGGTAAGCGTCTTGCTAAATAATGGCTCAACAAGCACTATTCAATTCAACGATACCCTGGAGCTATACGAAAAAAGAGTACTGACTTTTCCCGTATTTGCGGATTTGAGCACAGGAAATTCTCATGTATTCAAAGCCTGGACGGGGCTTGGAACAGATGTAAAAAACAGCAACGACACACTTAATTCTGTCGTTACCATATACTCGGCACAATCAGCCAACCTACCATTGAGCGAAGATTTTGATCAATTTGCATTATGCCCTACTACTACAAATTGTGGTGGGACGAGCTGTAATTTGTCATCGGGATGGTTAAATACAATCAATAATTTTGGTGATGATATTGATTGGAGAACAAATAGTGGTGGGACGGCCTCAGGGGGAACAGGACCAAGCGCTGACCATACATCGGGTAATGGAAATTATTTGTATTTAGAAGCTTCAGGAAATCCGGTATGCACAGATAGAACTGCTTTACTGACAAGTCCATGTCTGGATTTAGCCTTTGCGTTACAGCCTGAATTGAGTTTTTGGTACCATATGGATGGGAATGCAATGGGAGAGCTTCATGTTGACATACTTGCAAACGGTACCTGGTACCTGGATGTTACTGCTCCTTTAATAGGAGAACAAGGCAATTTGTGGCTACAAAGAATTGTTGATCTTACGCCATTTAGCGGACAAGTCATTAATGTAAGATTTCGTGGAATTACAGGTAGTGATTTTGCCTCGGATCTGGCAATCGATGATATTTCAATCACTGATAATTTTGTTTATGCCATTGATGCTTCTGTGACCAGCATTGTTTCACCGGGCTTCAGTTCTAAAGAAGATTGTTTATTGGAAGACAGTCTTGATGTGACCGTTATAATTCGAAATACGGGGGCCAATGCCATTGGTAATATACCTATGAATTACTCAGTCAACGGTGGCCCGGCCATTAGTGCTGTTTATAACAATATACTCACGGCCGGCCAGGTAGATACTTTTACGTTTAACAATTCTTTGCATTTGCCTGGCGTGGGTAATTATGATTTAAAAGTTTGGCAGGACTATGGCCCGGATCAAAACCCGGGAAATGATACAATTAGTACTTCGATAAATATATTTCCAGGTAATCTGGTATCAATTCCATACACCGAAAATTTTGATGTTTTCAACAGCTGTCCAACGACTGCCAATTGTGAAGCGACAGTATGTAATTTGATGGGAGGGTGGAAAAACTATACCAACTTGGTAGAAGATGACATAGATTGGAGGGTTAATAATGGCTCCACACCTTCACAGGGTACAGGCCCTCCTAATGATCAGAATCAAGGAACGATTATTGGTAAGTATCTTTATTTAGAAGTTTCGGGTGGTTGCAACAACAGGGTTGCTATACTTCAAAGTCCATGTATAGATCTAAGCTCTGCGTTTTCTCCTGAGCTGAAGGCCTGGTATCATATGAACGGTCAGGATATTGGAGAGTTACATTTTGATGTTTTCTTGGGAGATAGCTGGTTGAATGATTTTGTGCCTCCAATAATTGGTGATCAGCCTAATTCCTGGCAGCAATGGACTATTGATTTGTCATTACTGGCTGGAAATGTTATATCGGTCAGGTTTCGCGGTATAAGTGCCAATGGGTTTATGGGTGATATAGCACTTGATAATATTAGTGTGACAGATAATTTCAATACCGCTCAGGCCGATTTCACATTTACACAACCAAACTGCGCGGGTCAATTAATTACATTTACTGACAATTCAAGTGGTACGGGAATAAATCACTTATGGAACTTTGGTCAAAATGCCAATCCATCTACAGCTACCGGTGCGGGTCCCCATGATGTGATTTTTGTGAATTCCGGTCTTGAAAATGTTCAATTAATCGTACAGAATGTTGCCGGTTCTGATACCAATGCTCAGAATTTATTAATTGATACACTCCCGGAAGTGAATTTCAGCTGGAATGCCAATGTGGATACTATCAGTTTTATAAACCAATCTTCAAATGCTACTAGTTATGTCTGGGATTTTGGTGATGGTAATTCAGATAGCACTCTGCAACCGGTTCATGTATACTCTAGTTCGGGAATTTATACAGTAACTCTTACAGTTAGCAATGGCTGTGGAATAAATATTATTAGTAAAGATGTCACTGTTGGAATGGTAGGCTTTAAAAATGATCTTTCTTCTAACCTAAAAGCTTATCCCAACCCAAATAAGGGCTCCCTATTTATTGAAGGTTTAAATACTGCTTTAATTAAAAACTATAATATCAGAATTAGTGACATGAAGGGAAGCATAATGAATTCCAAAATTTCAGTTGTTTCAGATAGGGAAATATTATTGGACATGAACACTTACCCCCAAGGGCTTTATCTACTTCAAATTGATGGTGAGAATGTCAACGCAATAATGAAAATTGAAAAAAGATAA